A region of Flavobacterium album DNA encodes the following proteins:
- a CDS encoding choice-of-anchor L domain-containing protein: MRKLLLILFLALGTLTATAQSNISVFSTNPTNAYVQGDVLTYTVMVTNTGPQPALNVLVFMAIPPDIPMPPGIMKFWWTTSLESPTIVHSNVNLSHTIPTLAVNQTVTYTINIRIPSDYEQELQDVRVTYATRSDLEVINTNNQDNYVPGSTSVYTVTVTNHGPEDATLVRVLESIPAGITNFSWTGSNGSSGTNAPLNNLINTLPAGETVTYTVTLQVPPTFTGNLTTQASLNVSVTDPTPGCTQCTDTDAPNSANLVVQNTNNQNNYLPGHDSVYTLTVTNTGPYAAYNVNVANAIPAGITQFSWSGSNGSSGTNTNLQDTIASLAMGETVTYTITLSVPANYTAPSIISEAVVSSSSDSDFACTACIDTDTAPNGPNVTINLNDGQEFYTPGPGNSLVYTLVVANDGPGDATNIEVDFGFDPASTGAPISWTSTQGGSGSETGTGQLPIETIPLLAEGQSITYTITAGPWPDAYTDPITAGVSINVGTVPATVHCIRCSDTDVAEYADFTVTNTNNRDYYLQGGTSTYTVTVTNNGPAAAENVHVSNAVPAGITAFSWTGTNGSSGTNTALDDTIASLASGETVTYTITLTVPAAYTGNLVSQTAVTSDTPDPTPGCTACTDTDLQAASADIVTTKTLAGGTTYTAGTDAVYTITVHNNGPSPALNVSVQDMVPAGLTAANASWTGSNGTSGTGNLTDVIALLAVNQTVTYNFTIPVPSNFSTTTNIVNTVSVTSPTPDPVPGCTACTVTATPAPKANLVTLKTDGKDKYIAGEQNTYTITVSNPGPSDAYNVHVTDPKPINIAVMSWSGNNAGGTGLMENYINVLPAGESVTYTVTITIPDNYVATTYLLTNTVTVTSDTPDPVPACFGCTDSDTPRGNFVTVSQDQYSVEELVRDVLIDIQCVEISNITSSTGPNNAGIGYFERNNSTFPVKSGIILQTGNCMQAGGPNTNAPLSTGNWGGDAQLLSYIQSIGFDPGISSYNDVSKIEFDFVPLSTTMSFDFVFASEEYGDFQCSYSDAFAFFLTNTSTGVTTNLALVPSTTTPIAVTTIRNAAYNSGCNSQNQAYFGAFYGETATAPAAVNAPINFDGRTVLMTASSTVVSGQNYHIKLVIGDRNDNAWDSAVFLAAGSFDIGQPELPDDLTVATSTALCDGESFVLSPVVTGSVPYSYKWEKDGELILDGSGNPVTTSTYTVTEPGVYTLLASTPASPDCNIRENILIEFYASDDANDPNDLSVCGDGDNTAIFNLEDNTDVMLSGFADPIFYEVYYYHSMEEIENDDPNILFPANYEGTDGEQIYAMIQRYDNDCKFFRTFNLHILDCNVPLNAPQTVHICEDAPYDNLEIFDLTSQNDQMMAQLDDPSIYTVTYHHSQADATTGENDISDPQAYPGTTETIYVRVQQTDNALAYGTTYFDLIVTPQPFFEDLEDVEICDSYVLPVFEEGDYYTEADGQGTILADGTVITTSQTIYRYQNNGTDPYTCTYENSFDVIINQTPVVDTPANVEVCSSYVLPALTTGEYHDAANNVIPAGTEITSTQDITISAQTGTNVICSDSHTFTVKINNAPVLAAATPLEVCNDDFDGMAVFNLLPAGAEVVNGANNLTITYHFTLEDAQNNTGIIDTPSAYNSAPGSAFIRAVETGTTTNCYAVEEVQLIIHPRPAVPEVSNYVVCDDNNSPDGVEFFDLTTKNTEATNDPQATVSYYTSQANAEDGVEPIADDTNYQSGNAQIWVRVESDFGCYSVSSFELVVNPLPLVATNLEPRYACEEEPGQGLFDLSEIDELITMGASGVTVAYYASLEGAQQGGDEYLSSPLLSGTTTIYARIVDVITGCKVIGTVQLEVLPAPIAPAIAPIEECDPNNDNVTVFNLNPVLEQIEAQLGGTVTAIPFETYNDAFYDALNNIIVNTGAYTNVEAYTTNGVQTLYIRVESSQTSCFDIAEVQLIVRPVPAVTEPEPYALCDNGENDTDGKAIFDLTTLEETLLSGQDPAQFTVTFYKETVGDIPTPASYNSATDTIHGRVTNNATGCFKEVDVELIVNPLPVANNPAPYTLCDLNAPGDEIEVFDLTTKIPEIIDLQDGINVTFFKNYDDAVAGTGASQILNPETYTNAAAVETIFVRVELEETGCYRIVLLDVRVEPVPVLVMPTDDELTVCDTTGLGFGEFDLEALVEDMVSNGPNLVVTFHTTFQDAVDGNNPITEDLANYHNVNAGMQYLYVRVQNTVTGCVRQEPYMITLVVEPAPQAPEDLEDLVQCDDQDNNGQDGKAYFDLTVQDAIIHAALNTTPDTLTIHYFVSEANANNGVPRITNPSHYYGTDGQTIWVRVETPDTECFSVTSFQLELNKPLLLTTPTILAVCNESLTAPDGTYIGNDGIAQFDLTTKDDEILGQFGIGQGMTVTYFEIDPRVDPTALPIDNPEAYTNPVPPAGNPKTLYVMVTTPEGCKSYTTLTIKVLPLPVPDENPDPLILCDVNGSPDGQEIFDLTEAAADIRNNDATMVLTYYTTEEDANNRQNQITNITAYNSGNATIWVRAEANTGNASDPVCYQVVSFELIVNPLPALGVAGVIPPYAICEQNTDGIATFDFNTHMDEILGADANPDDYTVTFFSSMANMGNNIAMPYVYTNTSSPNQQNIFVQVVRNDTECETWAPLTLLVEEAATANPVTETFFECDYDGTNDGVFTFDLTRADDDALGTQNPASYSVTYYTTQEDAEAGTNAIANPTAYQNVGSPDYQMIWVRVTNESTVSGCHEVTSLELFVERIPEPELTTDHTTVCIDFVTNEPVRLATIDSGLDATHTFVWYHDGAIMADEAGPTITVGQPGSYTVVATSPTGCVSDPIDAMVIEKSGPASSINADGYVTGNPFGDDQVITVLVQGYGEYQYKLDNGPWQNSNVFENVSAYVKHNVYVRDIATADPCDDLELVLDLEDVAVIDYPNFFTPNGDGYHDTWNIFGLDTDENRDAKIYIFDRFGKLMKQISAAGDGWDGTFNGQNVPATDYWFTVEFTIGGEKREFKAHFALKR, translated from the coding sequence ATGAGAAAACTACTACTAATTTTATTTTTGGCTTTAGGAACGCTTACTGCAACCGCGCAGTCCAACATAAGCGTGTTCAGCACCAATCCAACCAATGCCTATGTTCAGGGAGATGTGCTTACCTACACGGTTATGGTGACCAATACAGGCCCACAGCCGGCCCTGAATGTCCTTGTCTTTATGGCTATCCCACCGGATATCCCTATGCCTCCCGGGATCATGAAATTCTGGTGGACTACCAGCCTTGAGAGTCCGACGATTGTGCATAGCAATGTGAACCTGAGCCATACGATCCCGACTTTAGCGGTGAACCAAACGGTTACTTATACTATAAATATAAGGATACCGAGCGATTATGAGCAGGAGTTGCAGGATGTGAGGGTTACCTATGCCACACGTTCTGACTTGGAGGTTATAAACACCAACAACCAGGATAATTACGTGCCGGGATCAACGTCGGTATACACAGTTACGGTTACCAACCACGGCCCGGAAGATGCTACACTTGTAAGGGTGTTAGAGTCTATCCCTGCCGGTATAACCAATTTTTCATGGACAGGGAGCAATGGCTCTTCGGGAACTAACGCGCCTTTGAATAACCTGATCAACACCCTGCCTGCCGGCGAGACGGTTACCTATACAGTTACGTTACAGGTTCCTCCCACGTTTACAGGGAATTTAACCACACAGGCAAGCCTTAACGTTTCGGTTACCGACCCTACGCCGGGCTGTACGCAGTGTACCGATACGGATGCGCCGAATTCAGCCAACCTTGTAGTGCAGAATACAAACAATCAAAATAATTACCTTCCGGGCCACGACTCGGTTTACACGCTTACAGTAACCAACACCGGCCCTTATGCGGCATACAATGTCAACGTAGCCAATGCTATCCCTGCAGGTATAACGCAGTTTTCATGGAGCGGCAGCAACGGCTCATCCGGCACGAATACTAATTTGCAGGATACCATAGCCTCCCTTGCTATGGGTGAAACAGTTACTTATACTATAACATTGTCTGTCCCGGCAAATTATACAGCGCCTTCCATCATCAGCGAAGCAGTTGTAAGCAGCTCTTCGGATTCTGATTTTGCGTGTACCGCCTGTATTGATACGGATACAGCACCGAATGGTCCAAATGTTACGATAAACCTTAATGATGGGCAGGAATTTTATACGCCTGGCCCGGGCAACTCTTTAGTATATACTCTGGTAGTTGCGAATGACGGCCCGGGGGACGCAACAAATATAGAGGTCGATTTTGGTTTTGACCCAGCCTCTACAGGTGCCCCGATAAGCTGGACCTCTACACAGGGTGGCTCCGGGTCGGAAACCGGCACAGGCCAGCTTCCGATTGAGACCATACCGCTTTTAGCCGAAGGGCAAAGCATAACCTATACTATCACCGCAGGCCCATGGCCGGATGCTTATACCGATCCTATAACTGCCGGGGTAAGCATCAATGTAGGCACTGTGCCTGCTACGGTACATTGCATCCGCTGTTCGGATACCGATGTTGCCGAATATGCGGATTTTACAGTAACCAATACCAATAACCGGGATTATTACCTTCAGGGCGGCACATCAACATATACCGTTACCGTAACCAATAACGGCCCTGCTGCGGCAGAAAATGTTCATGTATCCAATGCTGTACCGGCAGGGATAACCGCATTTTCGTGGACCGGCACCAATGGTTCTTCAGGTACGAATACCGCGCTGGATGATACCATTGCATCGCTTGCGTCAGGCGAAACAGTAACGTATACTATTACGCTTACGGTGCCTGCTGCTTATACGGGCAACCTTGTGAGCCAAACAGCGGTAACATCAGACACACCGGACCCAACTCCGGGATGTACCGCATGTACCGATACCGACCTTCAGGCGGCATCGGCAGATATAGTAACGACAAAAACACTGGCAGGCGGTACAACCTACACTGCGGGTACCGATGCTGTTTATACCATAACGGTACACAACAACGGCCCTTCGCCGGCGCTCAATGTGTCGGTGCAGGATATGGTGCCTGCAGGCCTTACAGCGGCTAATGCATCATGGACCGGCAGCAACGGAACAAGCGGTACCGGTAACCTTACCGATGTTATAGCGCTGCTTGCGGTAAACCAAACGGTAACCTACAACTTTACGATACCGGTACCGAGCAATTTCAGCACCACAACCAATATTGTGAACACGGTGAGCGTAACCAGCCCAACTCCGGATCCTGTTCCGGGATGTACAGCCTGTACGGTTACGGCAACCCCTGCTCCAAAAGCCAACCTGGTAACACTGAAAACAGACGGGAAGGATAAATATATTGCCGGTGAACAAAATACTTATACAATAACTGTATCCAACCCGGGGCCAAGTGATGCTTATAATGTACATGTTACCGACCCGAAACCTATTAACATAGCAGTCATGTCATGGTCCGGAAATAATGCCGGCGGTACAGGGCTGATGGAAAATTATATTAATGTCCTGCCGGCAGGGGAGAGCGTAACCTACACCGTTACGATAACCATACCGGACAATTATGTAGCTACGACGTACTTACTGACAAATACCGTAACAGTAACGTCTGACACTCCCGACCCTGTGCCCGCATGCTTTGGCTGTACCGACAGCGATACGCCCCGCGGTAATTTTGTAACAGTATCGCAGGACCAGTATTCTGTAGAGGAGCTGGTGAGGGACGTACTCATCGATATTCAGTGTGTTGAAATTTCAAATATTACATCGAGCACCGGCCCCAACAATGCGGGTATCGGCTACTTCGAAAGGAACAACTCTACGTTCCCCGTAAAAAGCGGTATCATCCTGCAAACAGGAAACTGTATGCAGGCAGGGGGGCCAAATACCAATGCACCGCTGAGCACAGGTAACTGGGGCGGCGATGCGCAGCTTCTCAGCTACATACAAAGTATAGGGTTTGACCCCGGAATCAGTAGTTATAACGATGTTTCAAAAATAGAATTTGATTTCGTGCCGCTGTCGACAACAATGAGTTTCGACTTTGTTTTCGCATCAGAAGAATATGGTGATTTTCAATGTAGTTATTCAGATGCTTTTGCATTCTTCCTGACCAATACGAGCACAGGTGTTACGACAAACCTTGCCCTGGTGCCGTCTACAACCACGCCTATTGCGGTTACGACAATCCGGAATGCTGCTTACAATAGCGGATGTAACTCCCAGAACCAGGCCTACTTTGGGGCTTTCTATGGTGAGACCGCTACGGCGCCGGCAGCTGTAAATGCACCTATAAATTTTGACGGGCGGACGGTACTTATGACGGCATCCTCTACTGTGGTATCTGGCCAGAACTATCACATTAAGCTTGTAATTGGCGACAGGAACGATAATGCCTGGGACTCGGCTGTATTCCTTGCGGCAGGTAGTTTTGATATAGGGCAGCCGGAGCTTCCGGACGACCTTACCGTTGCGACAAGCACTGCGCTTTGCGATGGTGAAAGCTTTGTACTTTCGCCTGTAGTAACGGGTAGTGTGCCATACAGCTATAAATGGGAAAAGGACGGGGAGCTTATCCTGGATGGTAGCGGCAACCCGGTAACCACTTCAACATATACGGTTACAGAGCCGGGCGTATATACCCTGCTTGCCAGTACTCCTGCATCGCCCGACTGTAATATCAGGGAAAACATCCTGATAGAGTTTTATGCCTCTGATGATGCGAACGACCCTAACGACCTTAGCGTATGTGGAGACGGCGACAATACGGCTATCTTTAACCTTGAAGATAATACAGATGTGATGCTGTCTGGCTTTGCCGACCCTATTTTTTACGAGGTTTATTATTACCATAGCATGGAGGAGATCGAAAATGACGATCCGAATATCCTGTTTCCTGCCAATTATGAAGGTACCGATGGCGAACAGATATATGCTATGATACAGCGTTATGATAACGATTGCAAATTTTTCAGGACTTTCAACCTGCATATTTTAGACTGTAACGTGCCGCTTAATGCGCCGCAGACAGTTCATATATGTGAGGACGCGCCTTATGATAATCTTGAGATATTCGACCTTACCAGCCAAAATGACCAGATGATGGCACAGTTGGATGACCCTTCAATTTATACGGTAACCTACCATCACAGCCAGGCGGATGCGACAACAGGGGAAAATGATATTTCGGACCCACAGGCCTATCCGGGAACTACCGAGACAATCTACGTAAGGGTGCAGCAAACCGATAACGCATTGGCTTACGGTACAACGTATTTCGACCTTATCGTTACGCCACAGCCTTTCTTTGAAGACCTTGAAGATGTGGAGATCTGCGATAGCTATGTATTGCCTGTTTTCGAAGAAGGTGATTACTATACAGAAGCCGACGGACAGGGCACGATACTTGCCGATGGCACAGTGATAACCACATCGCAAACCATATACAGGTACCAAAATAATGGTACAGACCCGTACACGTGTACTTATGAGAACAGCTTTGATGTAATCATAAATCAGACACCGGTTGTAGATACCCCTGCAAATGTTGAGGTTTGTAGCAGTTATGTGCTTCCGGCACTTACTACAGGCGAGTATCACGATGCGGCGAACAACGTTATCCCGGCAGGTACAGAGATCACATCAACACAGGATATAACCATCAGCGCCCAGACGGGTACCAATGTTATATGCTCGGATTCGCACACATTTACAGTAAAAATAAACAATGCACCGGTACTGGCTGCAGCCACTCCGCTCGAAGTTTGTAATGATGATTTTGACGGTATGGCGGTATTCAACCTGCTCCCGGCAGGTGCTGAAGTAGTGAATGGAGCAAATAACCTTACGATAACCTACCACTTTACGTTGGAAGATGCGCAAAATAATACCGGTATTATCGACACGCCGTCTGCATATAACAGTGCGCCGGGAAGTGCATTTATAAGAGCTGTAGAAACGGGCACTACCACCAATTGTTATGCTGTGGAAGAAGTACAGCTTATCATCCACCCAAGGCCTGCAGTACCTGAGGTGAGCAACTACGTGGTTTGTGATGATAACAATTCACCGGACGGTGTTGAATTCTTTGACCTGACTACAAAAAATACCGAAGCCACGAACGATCCTCAAGCTACTGTATCTTACTATACATCGCAGGCAAATGCAGAGGATGGCGTGGAACCGATTGCTGATGATACCAACTACCAAAGTGGTAATGCGCAAATTTGGGTAAGGGTAGAAAGCGACTTTGGCTGCTACAGTGTGTCATCTTTTGAACTGGTGGTAAACCCGCTTCCGCTGGTAGCTACCAACCTGGAGCCACGTTATGCCTGCGAAGAAGAGCCGGGCCAGGGGTTATTTGACCTTTCCGAAATAGATGAGCTTATCACCATGGGCGCATCGGGCGTAACAGTTGCCTACTATGCAAGCCTTGAAGGGGCACAGCAGGGAGGCGATGAATACCTGTCTTCGCCATTGCTTTCGGGCACAACGACAATTTATGCCAGGATAGTGGACGTTATCACAGGATGTAAGGTAATAGGTACGGTACAGCTGGAAGTGCTTCCTGCACCGATAGCCCCAGCTATTGCGCCAATTGAAGAGTGCGACCCGAACAATGACAATGTAACCGTTTTCAACCTTAACCCTGTGCTGGAGCAGATCGAGGCACAGCTTGGAGGAACCGTTACGGCTATACCATTTGAGACCTATAATGATGCATTTTACGATGCATTGAATAATATTATAGTAAATACGGGAGCTTATACGAATGTTGAGGCCTATACTACAAATGGCGTTCAGACATTATATATAAGGGTAGAATCATCGCAGACCTCATGTTTCGACATAGCAGAGGTGCAGCTGATCGTTCGTCCGGTACCTGCAGTTACCGAGCCGGAGCCTTATGCGCTTTGCGATAATGGTGAGAATGATACTGATGGTAAGGCAATCTTTGACCTGACAACGTTGGAAGAGACGCTATTGAGCGGGCAGGATCCGGCACAGTTTACCGTGACATTCTATAAAGAAACAGTAGGGGATATCCCTACACCTGCAAGCTATAACAGCGCAACTGATACGATTCATGGAAGAGTGACCAACAATGCTACCGGCTGCTTTAAAGAAGTGGATGTAGAGCTTATAGTGAACCCGCTTCCTGTAGCTAATAACCCTGCTCCTTATACGCTTTGCGACCTGAATGCGCCGGGCGATGAGATCGAGGTGTTCGACCTTACTACGAAAATACCTGAGATTATAGATTTGCAGGACGGGATCAATGTAACATTCTTTAAAAACTATGATGATGCGGTGGCAGGAACAGGGGCAAGCCAGATTCTTAACCCGGAAACATACACCAATGCAGCAGCAGTTGAGACAATATTTGTAAGGGTGGAGCTGGAAGAAACCGGCTGCTACAGGATCGTGCTGCTGGATGTAAGGGTAGAGCCTGTACCGGTACTGGTAATGCCGACAGATGATGAACTTACGGTTTGCGACACTACCGGCCTTGGCTTTGGCGAATTCGACCTTGAAGCCCTTGTAGAAGACATGGTAAGCAACGGCCCGAACCTAGTGGTGACATTCCATACTACCTTCCAGGATGCGGTAGACGGCAACAACCCGATAACGGAGGACCTTGCGAATTACCATAATGTAAATGCCGGTATGCAGTATTTATATGTGAGGGTACAAAATACCGTAACAGGATGTGTAAGGCAGGAACCGTATATGATAACCCTGGTTGTGGAACCTGCACCACAGGCGCCGGAAGACCTGGAAGACCTTGTGCAGTGTGATGACCAGGATAACAACGGGCAGGATGGCAAAGCGTATTTCGACCTAACGGTTCAGGATGCGATTATCCATGCAGCCCTTAATACTACGCCGGACACGCTTACAATACATTATTTTGTTAGCGAGGCTAACGCAAATAATGGCGTACCAAGGATAACCAATCCGTCGCATTATTACGGTACCGATGGACAAACGATATGGGTAAGGGTAGAAACACCGGATACCGAATGCTTTAGCGTGACCAGCTTCCAACTGGAACTGAACAAGCCATTGCTGCTTACCACCCCAACAATCCTGGCAGTTTGTAACGAGAGCCTGACTGCTCCTGATGGTACTTATATAGGAAATGACGGCATAGCGCAGTTTGACCTTACAACTAAAGATGATGAAATTCTTGGCCAATTTGGAATAGGCCAGGGGATGACGGTAACGTATTTTGAGATCGACCCTCGTGTTGACCCAACAGCACTGCCTATTGACAACCCTGAAGCGTATACCAACCCCGTGCCACCGGCAGGTAATCCTAAAACATTGTATGTAATGGTTACCACACCGGAAGGCTGTAAGAGCTATACCACGCTTACCATTAAAGTGCTTCCGCTTCCGGTGCCGGACGAAAATCCGGATCCGCTAATACTATGCGATGTAAACGGTTCACCGGACGGACAGGAGATATTTGACCTTACCGAAGCTGCTGCAGACATAAGGAATAACGATGCTACGATGGTGCTGACCTATTATACTACAGAAGAAGATGCTAATAACAGGCAGAACCAGATAACGAACATTACGGCCTATAACAGCGGCAATGCTACGATATGGGTGAGGGCAGAGGCCAATACCGGCAATGCTTCCGACCCTGTATGTTACCAGGTAGTATCATTTGAGTTGATCGTTAACCCGCTTCCTGCGCTTGGCGTGGCAGGCGTGATACCGCCGTATGCGATATGCGAGCAGAATACAGACGGTATAGCGACCTTCGATTTCAATACCCATATGGATGAGATACTTGGAGCGGATGCTAACCCTGATGATTATACGGTTACCTTCTTTAGCAGTATGGCAAACATGGGCAATAACATAGCTATGCCTTACGTTTATACCAATACAAGCTCACCTAACCAGCAAAACATATTTGTACAGGTGGTGCGTAACGATACCGAATGTGAGACCTGGGCGCCGCTTACCCTATTGGTAGAAGAAGCTGCGACAGCCAATCCGGTAACTGAAACGTTCTTTGAATGTGATTATGACGGAACTAACGATGGCGTGTTCACGTTCGACCTTACCCGTGCCGATGACGATGCGCTTGGTACACAAAACCCTGCCAGTTATAGCGTAACATACTATACTACGCAGGAAGATGCCGAAGCAGGTACTAATGCTATAGCCAACCCAACGGCTTACCAAAACGTTGGCTCGCCGGATTACCAGATGATCTGGGTAAGGGTGACCAACGAATCTACTGTAAGTGGCTGCCACGAGGTAACTTCGCTCGAATTGTTTGTAGAGCGCATACCGGAGCCGGAGCTAACTACCGACCACACGACGGTTTGTATTGATTTTGTGACTAACGAACCGGTACGCCTTGCTACCATAGATTCAGGCCTTGATGCTACTCATACTTTTGTATGGTACCACGATGGCGCTATAATGGCAGATGAGGCCGGCCCAACCATTACTGTAGGGCAGCCGGGAAGCTATACTGTGGTTGCTACCAGCCCTACAGGCTGTGTATCTGATCCTATAGACGCGATGGTGATAGAGAAGAGCGGTCCTGCAAGCTCAATAAATGCTGATGGCTATGTTACCGGCAACCCGTTTGGCGATGACCAGGTGATCACGGTGCTGGTTCAGGGTTACGGCGAATACCAGTACAAGCTGGACAACGGCCCATGGCAGAATTCGAATGTGTTCGAGAACGTATCGGCTTACGTGAAGCATAATGTATATGTGAGGGATATAGCGACTGCCGATCCTTGTGACGACTTGGAGCTGGTGCTCGACCTTGAGGATGTGGCCGTGATCGATTATCCGAACTTCTTCACGCCGAATGGGGACGGCTACCATGATACCTGGAACATCTTCGGCCTTGATACCGATGAGAACAGGGATGCGAAGATTTATATCTTCGACCGCTTTGGCAAGCTGATGAAACAGATAAGCGCGGCAGGCGATGGATGGGACGGAACCTTCAATGGGCAAAACGTTCCGGCAACCGATTACTGGTTCACTGTAGAGTTTACGATAGGAGGCGAAAAGCGGGAATTTAAGGCCCACTTTGCGCTCAAGCGATAA
- a CDS encoding PorP/SprF family type IX secretion system membrane protein, which yields MNFKKIYLIFGLLLAQVSFSQEGIAVYSDYLSDNLYLLHPSMAGAANCAKIRLTARQQWFGQSDAPQLQTLSYNGRIGDRSGIGIIAFNDKNGYHSQTGAKLTYAHHIQFSRSDDDLNQLSFGMSAGLIQSRLDESEFDPEFDPIVDGGMKQKDSYFNIDIGASYNYLDFFAHFTVKNVLASKRDIYTDIESDNLKKYLLSVGYVFGQEESLQWEPSIMFQAVDETKEKTIDLNLKVYKEMDFGRLWGGLSYRRSLDGAQYVSGNGTKDQNLQYFTPILGINYKNFMFAYTYSYLTGNVKFDNSGFHQITLGINLACKRERYHCNCPAVN from the coding sequence ATGAATTTTAAAAAGATTTATCTAATTTTTGGATTGCTACTAGCGCAGGTATCTTTTTCACAGGAAGGTATTGCTGTTTATTCCGATTATCTGTCAGACAACTTGTACCTGCTGCACCCTTCAATGGCAGGAGCTGCAAACTGTGCCAAGATCAGGCTTACTGCCCGCCAGCAATGGTTTGGCCAAAGCGATGCACCACAATTGCAGACGCTTAGTTATAATGGTAGGATAGGCGACAGATCGGGTATTGGTATCATTGCCTTCAACGACAAGAACGGCTACCATTCGCAAACCGGTGCAAAACTTACTTATGCCCACCATATCCAGTTTTCAAGGAGCGATGACGATTTGAACCAGCTGTCATTCGGTATGAGCGCAGGCCTTATCCAGAGCCGCCTTGACGAAAGTGAGTTCGATCCTGAATTCGATCCTATCGTTGACGGTGGTATGAAACAAAAAGATTCGTATTTCAACATTGATATCGGTGCTTCGTATAACTACCTTGATTTCTTTGCACACTTTACCGTTAAGAACGTATTGGCCAGCAAAAGGGATATCTATACCGACATTGAGAGTGACAACCTTAAAAAATACTTGTTGAGCGTTGGTTATGTGTTCGGCCAGGAAGAAAGCCTTCAGTGGGAGCCATCAATCATGTTCCAGGCAGTTGACGAGACAAAAGAGAAAACCATCGACCTTAACCTTAAGGTGTATAAAGAAATGGATTTCGGAAGGCTCTGGGGCGGACTTTCATACAGGAGGAGCCTTGACGGCGCACAGTATGTTAGCGGTAACGGTACCAAAGACCAAAACCTTCAATATTTTACACCGATTTTAGGTATAAACTATAAAAACTTTATGTTTGCTTATACCTATTCTTACCTCACAGGAAACGTTAAGTTTGACAACAGCGGATTCCACCAGATAACACTGGGGATCAACCTGGCTTGTAAAAGGGAAAGATATCATTGTAACTGTCCTGCAGTTAACTAA
- a CDS encoding gamma carbonic anhydrase family protein yields MVIKEVNGKYPQIPEDCFVAENATIVGDVSLGSQCSVWFNAVIRGDVNYIKIGNKVNIQDGAVIHCTYQKHPTEIGNNVSIGHNAIVHGCTVKDNVLIGMGVIVMDNCVIESNTIIAAGAVVTQNTVVESGTIYAGIPAKKVKDINASEFAGEIGRISNNYVMYSSWFKEE; encoded by the coding sequence ATGGTTATAAAAGAAGTGAATGGGAAATATCCCCAGATACCCGAAGACTGCTTTGTAGCAGAGAATGCTACAATAGTAGGGGATGTGTCTCTTGGCTCACAATGCAGCGTTTGGTTCAATGCGGTGATAAGGGGCGACGTGAATTATATTAAAATAGGCAATAAGGTCAATATTCAGGACGGGGCAGTTATCCATTGCACCTACCAAAAGCACCCGACTGAGATTGGCAATAATGTTTCCATAGGGCATAATGCTATTGTGCACGGGTGTACGGTAAAAGATAATGTGCTTATAGGTATGGGGGTAATCGTGATGGATAACTGCGTTATAGAAAGCAACACCATTATTGCTGCAGGCGCGGTTGTTACCCAAAACACCGTAGTAGAATCAGGGACGATATATGCGGGCATACCTGCCAAAAAAGTGAAGGACATCAATGCTTCCGAGTTTGCAGGCGAGATAGGGCGTATTTCGAATAACTACGTGATGTATTCGTCGTGGTTTAAAGAAGAATAG